Proteins found in one Zea mays cultivar B73 chromosome 1, Zm-B73-REFERENCE-NAM-5.0, whole genome shotgun sequence genomic segment:
- the LOC100193658 gene encoding Transcription factor RF2a: MNMDKTPIAGGGGGGGDDDDDAGNGPEIQSSSDAVAPSPTPHTECDISSMPDSPLRKPGHRRALSEIIGLPDDLDLGAPGAGDAPALSDENEEELFSMFLDVDKLNSRCGSSESESSSCAMAGGGRGEATEASAAPGAEQLGQRHHHRHSMDASSSINAEHLFGTTAMEGASPAEVKRAMSAAKLAELALIDPKKAKRIINNRQSAARSKERKMRYIAELERKVQFMQRDATALATQLALLQRDTAGLTVENSELKIRLQSTEQQIHLQDALNEALKSELQRLKVATGQMGSQMMGFAGPPHPFGGGNQQAFHHPSQAVPPFLAMQQQQQHPHHPLHPLQQTQALSLNMKGPPAAPPAGQWQWGGDAWSESSSS, encoded by the exons ATGAACATGGATAAGACGCCGAtcgcaggcggcggcggcggcggcggcgacgacgacgacgacgccggcaATGGCCCGGAGATTCAATCCTCGTCCGACGCGGTGGCGCCTTCGCCGACTCCTCACACGGAGTGCGACATCAGCAGCATGCCGGACTCCCCGCTGCGCAAGCCCGGCCACCGGCGCGCGCTCTCGGAGATCATCGGCCTCCCCGACGACCTGGACCTCGGCGCCCCCGGCGCCGGCGACGCGCCCGCGCTGTCGGACGAGAACGAGGAGGAGCTCTTCTCCATGTTCCTCGACGTGGATAAGCTGAATTCGCGGTGCGGGTCGTCGGAGTCGGAGTCGTCATCGTGCGCCATGGCCGGCGGGGGTCGGGGAGAGGCAACGGAGGCGTCTGCGGCGCCTGGGGCTGAGCAGCTGGGGCAGAGGCACCATCACAGGCACTCGATGGACGCCTCGAGCTCCATCAACGCAGAGCATCTGTTTGGGACGACGGCGATGGAGGGTGCGTCGCCGGCGGAGGTGAAAAGGGCAATGTCCGCTGCAAAGCTTGCCGAGCTAGCGCTCATCGATCCAAAGAAGGCAAAAAG GATTATAAACAATAGACAGTCAGCAGCAAGATCAAAAGAAAGGAAGATGAGGTACATCGCTGAACTTGAGCGGAAGGTACAGTTCATGCAGAGAGACGCCACAGCGTTGGCGACCCAGCTGGCATTGCTGCAG AGAGACACAGCTGGGCTGACTGTGGAGAACAGCGAGCTGAAGATACGTCTGCAGAGCACAGAGCAACAGATCCACCTACAAGACG CTCTGAACGAGGCCCTGAAATCGGAGCTGCAGCGGCTGAAGGTGGCAACGGGGCAGATGGGCAGCCAGATGATGGGCTTCGCCGGACCGCCGCACCCGTTCGGTGGAGGGAACCAGCAGGCCTTCCACCACCCCAGCCAAGCAGTGCCGCCGTTCCTGGcgatgcagcagcagcagcagcacccgcACCATCCGCTGCACCCTCTGCAGCAGACCCAGGCGCTCAGCCTCAACATGAAAGGCCCGCCAGCGGCTCCTCCTGCTGGCCAGTGGCAGTGGGGCGGTGATGCGTGGTCGGAGAGCAGCAGCAGCTGA